A single window of Macrobrachium nipponense isolate FS-2020 chromosome 31, ASM1510439v2, whole genome shotgun sequence DNA harbors:
- the LOC135206513 gene encoding LOW QUALITY PROTEIN: serine/threonine-protein kinase Nek8-like (The sequence of the model RefSeq protein was modified relative to this genomic sequence to represent the inferred CDS: inserted 2 bases in 2 codons), with protein RNVYLYRRLSDNKQVVIKQIPMESITTEECELTKNEVKVLSMLHHPNIIEYYENFLENNTMMIVMEYAPGGNLYDYLRCRGEGNLLQEEDVLHLFCQLVVGIKHIHEMSILHRDIKSHNILLDRSHRIVKIGDFGISKILSSKSKAHSVVGTPCYLSPELCQEKPYNKKSDIWALGCVLYEMLTLRRAFEAGTLPALIMKIMRGIFVPIHPQYSAEMRSLVHLLLHVDPAQRPNIHEVISHPLVFPTIFKLHADLGMVRCVSRPLRLSSVGTRTRSSRGSEDSTDREKLDAERSDYIEELSEMETAAEIAAATPSSDVFFLDPCGNICRLPLGHCEGNVCQVAASKTHKAAITNLGQVILWQPQADSTNTVMKFCFTPTILKSPPSVVIVQVACGDGFMACITEVFLMTSGSGASGSLXHGSTNDVTQLKXVESLLGVSIKQIACGASHVVALSADQQVYTWGCGDNGRLGIGSRMMQLWPRLANVDDMMYEVVDVAAGEDCSFLTTSSGVLLASGSNRMNKLCVDETDIAGCETLKQIEDIATFVPVCSRPLSNNSISKVAVGLDHTVFPYWRLVVGENYTSLFPITKIWSSA; from the exons CTAACAAAAAATGAAGTAAAGGTCTTGTCAATGCTTCATCATCCCAACATAATTGAATACTatgagaattttcttgaaaataatacaaTGATGATTGTCATGGAGTATGCTCCAGGAGGGAATTTATATGATTACCTTCGCTGTCGAGGTGAGGGAAATCTTCTTCAAGAAGAG GATGTATTACACCTGTTTTGCCAGTTGGTGGTAGGCATAAAGCATATTCATGAAATGAGCATTCTTCACAGAGACATCAAGTCACACAACATACTTTTAGATAGATCTCATCGCATCGTAAAGATAGGGGATTTTGGCATTTCAAAAATTCTTAGcag TAAAAGCAAAGCACACTCAGTAGTTGGAACTCCATGCTATCTTTCACCTGAATTATGTCAGGAAAAACCATATAATAAGAAGAGTGATATATGGGCCCTTGGTTGTGTTCTATATGAGATGCTTACCTTAAGAAGAGCCTTTGAAGCAGGG aCACTGCCAGCTTTGATCATGAAAATCATGCGAGGAATTTTTGTCCCTATCCATCCCCAGTATAGTGCAGAAATGCGTTCCCTTGTTCACTTACTATTGCATGTGGACCCAGCACAACGTCCAAATATACATGAGGTTATTAGTCATCCACTGGTTTTTCCCACAATCTTTAAACTTCATGCTGATCTGGGAATGGTGCGATGTGTTTCCAG ACCATTACGCTTATCATCAGTTGGAACCAGGACCAGGTCATCCAGAGGAAGTGAAGACTCAACAGACAGAGAAAAGCTAGATGCTGAAAGGAGTGATTATATAGAAGAGTTAAGTGAGATGGAAACTGCTGCAGAAATTGCAGCTGCAACCCCCTCCTCTGATGTATTTTTCTTGGATCCATGTGGTAATATATGCAG ACTACCCCTTGGTCATTGTGAGGGAAATGTCTGTCAAGTGGCAGCCAGCAAAACTCACAAAGCTGCCATAACCAATTTGGGTCAAGTTATCCTTTGGCAGCCACAGGCTGATTCCACTAAT ACAGTGATGAAGTTTTGTTTTACCCCTACAATACTGAAATCACCTCCTTCTGTCGTTATTGTTCAAGTAGCTTGTGGTGATGGCTTCATGGCATGCATTACTG AGGTATTCCTCATGACTAGTGGTAGTGGAGCTTCTGGCAGTC GGCATGGGAGTACAAATGATGTTACACAACTGA ATGTGGAATCATTACTTGGTGTTTCAATCAAACAGATAGCTTGTGGGGCTTCTCATGTTGTTGCACTTTCAGCTGATCAGCAAGTATACACCTGGGGATGTGGGGATAATG GTCGTTTAGGAATTGGGTCAAGAATGATGCAGTTATGGCCTAGACTTGCTAATGTTGATGATATGATGTATGAAGTAGTAGATGTTGCTGCAGGTGAAGATTGTTCTTTTTTAACAACATCCTCAGGTGTTCTTTTAGCATCAGGGTCCAACAG AATGAACAAATTATGTGTGGATGAAACAGATATAGCTGGATGTGAAACTCTTAAGCAAATTGAAGATATAGCAACATTTGTTCCTGTATGTTCCCGACCTCTTTCAAATAATAGTATATCTAAAGTAGCTGTTGGTTTGGATCACACTGTTTTTCCTTACTG GAGACTGGTAGTTGGTGAAAATTATACCAGTTTATTTCCAATTACCAAGATTTGGTCATCAGCTTAA